Proteins encoded within one genomic window of Cucumis sativus cultivar 9930 chromosome 3, Cucumber_9930_V3, whole genome shotgun sequence:
- the LOC101207145 gene encoding probable serine incorporator isoform X3, with translation MLERRAESFFLVPLEEHFKMPAAWWKHQAEVWWGNQRMSQGGEGRGEHTRQGNSDFVSWETPNADYANEKKKSLRVRYVYSIIFLITNLIAWFLRDYGQRILPQLHYLKPCGAGGQDCFHALGVLRVSLGCFIFFFLMFLSTSRTRKLHEPRNVWHSSWWSLKFIVFIVSMLAPFFFPPALIQLYGEFARAGAGIFLILQLVSIIQFISWWNKYWMPDEKMKQSCSLGLFTSTIFYIASFCGIGLMYSLYVPKLRCVLNIFFISWTLILLIVMMAVSLHSKVNRGLLSSGIMASYVVFLCWSAIRSEPTTEKCSARKEESGNSDWITILSFLIAICAVVMATFSTGIDSQSFQFRKDEVKEEDDIPYKYGFFHLTFSLGAMYFAMLFISWNLNNSATKWSMDVGWTSTWVKIINEWFAATIYF, from the exons ATGTTAGAAAGGAGAGCTGAAAG CTTCTTCTTAGTTCCTTTAGAGGAGCATTTTAAAATGCCTGCAGCTTGGTGGAAGCATCAAGCAGAAGTGTGGTGGGGAAATCAAAG AATGAGTCAAGGAGGTGAAGGTAGAGGAGAACATACCAGACAAGGAAACTCGGACTTTGTTTCTTGGGAAACTCCAAATGCTGATTAtgcaaatgaaaagaagaagtcCTTACGAGTGCGCTACGTATATAGCATTATCTTCCTGATAACAAATCTCATTGCTTGGTTTCTTCGAGATTATGGGCAAAGGATTCTTCCTCAGCTACACT ATCTTAAACCATGCGGAGCAGGAGGACAGGATTGTTTTCACGCACTCGGAGTTCTTCGTGTGAGCTTAGGATGTTTT atatttttctttctgatGTTTCTCTCTACATCCAGAACAAGAAAATTACATGAACCTCGCAACGTGTGGCATTCTAGTTGGTGGAGCTTGAAGTTTATTGTGTTTATTGTTTCTATGCTGGCTCCATTTTTCTTCCCTCCCGCGCTTATCCAATTATATG gTGAGTTTGCGCGTGCTGGTGCAGG GATATTTCTCATTCTCCAACTGGTTAGTATTATCCAGTTTATCTCATGGTGGAACAAGTACTGGATGCCTGATGAGAAGATGAAGCAGAG CTGCTCCCTCGGATTATTCACGTcgacaattttttatatagcTTCATTCTGTGGAATTGGCTTAATGTACTCCTTATACGTTCCAAAACTGAGATGTGTTCTCAATATATTCTTCATCTCTTGGACTTTGATTTTGCTCATTGTGATGATGGCTGTATCTTTACATTCAAAG GTTAATAGAGGTCTGTTGTCATCCGGTATCATGGCTTCGTACGTTGTCTTCCTCTGCTGGTCTGCCATTAGAAG TGAACCTACGACCGAAAAATGCAGTGCACGGAAGGAAGAGAGTGGGAACAGTGACTGGATTACAATACTT AGTTTCTTAATTGCAATATGTGCTGTTGTCATGGCAACCTTCTCAACTGGTATTGATTCACAATCATTTCAG TTCCGAAAAGATGAAGTGAAAGAGGAAGATGATATTCCTTACAAGTATGGTTTTTTCCATCTCACATTCTCTCTCGGGGCCATGTACTTTGCTATGCTCTTCATCAGCTGGAACCTCAACAACTCAGCCACAAA GTGGAGTATGGATGTTGGATGGACAAGTACTTGGGTTAAAATCATCAATGAATGGTTTGCAGCCACAATATACT TTTGA
- the LOC101220012 gene encoding PHD finger protein ING1 isoform X1 — MSFLEEFQANLESLPNILQKKYALLHDLDQSLQGLVKQNEQRCEQEIEDIKRGVKCGNITPDTSLIRFSDEALDEQKHSIRIADEKVALAVQAYDLVDTHIQQLDQYLKNFDEKLRHERGTAAATGLPASSVDVNTKSGRGTEGGRGGRKKRNGQAAAATTEAPTTANPTGMELELPVDPNEPTYCLCNQVSYGEMVACDNPNCKIEWFHFGCVGLKEQPKGKWYCSDCAGSKGRRKGR, encoded by the exons ATGTCTTTCCTCGAAGAATTTCAAGCCA ACCTGGAATCACTACCCAACATTCTTCAAAAGAAGTATGCTCTGCTGCATGATTTAGATCAAAGTTTGCAAG GACTAGTGAAACAGAATGAGCAACGCTGTGAGCAAGAAATTGAGGATATTAAGCGGGGAGTTAAATGTGGTAATATTACTCCAGATACTTCACTCATTCGATTCTCTGATGAAGCTCTTGATGAACAGAAGCATAGCATCAGAATTGCTGACGAAAAGGTTGCTCTTGCTGTTCAGGCATATGATTTG GTAGATACCCACATACAACAGCTTGACCAgtatttgaagaattttgatGAAAAGCTTCGTCACG AAAGAGGAACTGCTGCCGCTACTGGGTTACCAGCTTCAAGTGTAGATGTTAACACAAAATCTGGACGGGGAACAGAAGGTGGTAGAGGTGGGCGTAAAAA AAGAAATGGCCAAGCTGCAGCTGCAACAACAGAAGCACCAACTACGGCAAATCCCACAGGAATGGAACTTGAACTACCAGTTGATCCAAATGAACCAACTTACTGTCTCTGCAACCAAGTTAGTTACGGGGAGATGGTTGCCTGTGATAATCCAAAT TGCAAAATCGAATGGTTTCATTTTGGCTGTGTTGGTCTAAAAGAACAACCAAAAGGAAAATGGTACTGTTCAGATTGTGCAGGCTCCAAAGGTCGCCGAAAAGGCAGGTGA
- the LOC101220801 gene encoding glutathione transferase GST 23 produces MMFFVCYNSNLEHPPLKMEEVKLHGMWASPFVYRVKWGLELKGIPYEYVEEDIANKTSLLLHYNPIHKKVPVLVHGGKPVCESIIILEYIDEIWPQYPLFPVHPFDRAATRFWIKYADNKLFGSRLLFGSSSSEEEEKAKAEGLEFLRTIEEQCLGDKKFFAGEEIGALDLAFGGIAHWLPVLEQITGTKLLNADQFPRLYAWTQNFKESAVIRDNLPDAQKLAALYNALRHKQLRSAAE; encoded by the exons ATGATGTTCTTTGTATGCTACAATAGCAACCTAGAACACCCTCCATTAAAGATGGAAGAAGTGAAACTCCATGGGATGTGGGCAAGTCCTTTTGTTTACAGAGTGAAATGGGGTTTGGAGCTTAAGGGTATACCTTACGAATACGTGGAAGAAGACATTGCTAACAAAACTTCATTGTTGCTTCACTACAATCCTATTCACAAGAAGGTTCCTGTGCTTGTCCATGGTGGAAAACCAGTGTGTGAGTCCATCATCATCCTCGAATACATCGATGAAATATGGCCTCAATATCCTCTCTTTCCTGTCCATCCTTTTGATAGAGCAGCAACTCGCTTTTGGATTAAATATGCTGACAATAAG TTGTTTGGAAGTCGGCTTCTGTTCGGTTCCAGCAGCAgcgaagaagaggaaaaggcTAAGGCGGAGGGTCTCGAATTCCTGAGAACAATCGAAGAACAATGCCTTGGCGACAAGAAATTCTTCGCCGGAGAGGAGATCGGCGCCTTGGATTTGGCGTTCGGAGGAATAGCGCACTGGCTACCAGTTCTTGAACAAATTACAGGAACCAAACTTCTGAACGCCGATCAGTTCCCTCGCTTGTACGCTTGGACCCAAAACTTCAAGGAATCTGCTGTCATCAGAGATAACCTGCCGGACGCCCAGAAGTTGGCCGCGCTTTACAACGCCCTGCGCCACAAGCAGCTGCGATCTGCTGCAGAGTAA
- the LOC101219771 gene encoding dirigent protein 18: MRQASFPAFLATAIIVVHFVAFRSAAVTANVGAHEPVLEFYMHDILGGASPTARPITGLLGNIYTGQVPFATPIGFLPPDGGVAIPNANGALPTVNGINGIPLGTGLSGTSFAGNPNPQNVPQTQLGPDGLGLGFGTITVIDDVLTTSPELGSQSIGQAQGVYVASSADGTTQMMAFTAMVEGGEYGDSLNFYGVFRIGSPSSHLSVTGGTGKFKNARGIAEVRSLIPPGQHVADGAETLLRVLVHLTY; this comes from the coding sequence ATGAGACAAGCATCTTTTCCTGCCTTCCTTGCAACAGCGATCATCGTAGTGCATTTTGTGGCATTTAGGTCTGCAGCTGTCACTGCCAATGTCGGGGCACATGAGCCAGTCCTTGAATTTTATATGCACGACATTCTTGGCGGTGCCAGCCCAACGGCGAGACCGATAACTGGTCTGCTAGGGAACATATACACTGGTCAAGTACCCTTTGCAACACCTATAGGGTTTCTTCCCCCAGATGGTGGTGTAGCGATCCCAAATGCCAATGGTGCTCTCCCTACTGTGAATGGCATCAATGGGATCCCTCTAGGGACTGGCTTGTCTGGCACTTCTTTCGCTGGAAATCCCAACCCACAAAATGTCCCCCAGACCCAACTGGGACCTGATGGGTTGGGGCTAGGCTTTGGAACAATTACAGTCATCGATGACGTCTTGACCACCTCGCCAGAGTTGGGCTCGCAGTCAATTGGCCAGGCACAAGGGGTGTATGTGGCTAGTTCGGCTGATGGAACTACACAGATGATGGCATTTACAGCCATGGTTGAAGGAGGAGAATATGGTGACAGTCTCAACTTCTATGGAGTATTCAGGATTGGTAGCCCCTCGTCGCATTTGTCAGTGACTGGAGGAACTGGCAAGTTCAAGAATGCACGTGGTATTGCAGAGGTGCGATCCCTCATTCCTCCGGGCCAGCACGTGGCAGATGGAGCAGAAACATTGCTGAGGGTCCTTGTACATCTAACCTACTGA
- the LOC101219530 gene encoding hydroxyethylthiazole kinase, with amino-acid sequence MNPILEQCELRKTGITYHQAMNSKHDEDEQQRRQWGTRAWATLSALRARSPLIQCITNFVSMDLMANTLLSAGASPAMLHSVEELPDFTPNADALCINVGTLSPAWLPAMKFAGELAVKAGKPWVLDPVAVGASKFRMMACLELMSLKPTVVRGNGSEIIALSKASLDSSMGVDSCHESVDAVEAAKSLAQSSGAIVAVSGAVDIVTDGKQVIGARNGVAMMQKITATGCSVTALIAAFLAVDQLHALEATASALSIFGIAGEMGMDVAKGPASLRTHLIDSLYGLDEAAIISRIRISSL; translated from the exons ATGAATCCAATTCTTGAACAGTGCGAGTTGAGAAAGACAGGGATAACATATCATCAAGCGATGAATTCGAAGCACGATGAAGACGAACAACAGCGACGGCAATGGGGTACAAGAGCGTGGGCCACACTCTCCGCCCTACGAGCCCGATCGCCGCTCATCCAATGCATCACCAACTTCGTTTCAATGGATTTAATGGCCAATACTCTCTTATCCGCCGGCGCCTCGCCGGCCATGCTTCATTCCGTCGAGGAGTTGCCAGATTTCACTCCTAACGCTGACGCTCTCTGTATCAATGTTGGCACGCTTTCCCCCGCCTGGTTGCCCGCCATGAAGTTCGCCGGTGAACTGGCGGTAAAGGCTGGGAAGCCTTGGGTTCTTGATCCGGTGGCGGTCGGAGCATCTAAATTCCGGATGATGGCTTGTTTGGAGCTTATGAGTCTGAAGCCCACCGTTGTTAGAGGGAATGGGTCCGAAATAATCGCTCTGTCTAAAGCTTCTTTGGACTCTAGTATG gGTGTGGATAGCTGTCATGAGTCGGTGGATGCTGTAGAAGCTGCAAAATCATTAGCTCAATCCAGTGGAGCAATAGTAGCAGTATCAGGAGCTGTGGACATAGTTACAGACGGGAAGCAAGTTATTGGCGCTCGAAATGGAGTGGCCATGATGCAAAAGATTACAGCAACTGGATGCTCAGTAACAGCCCTTATTGCTGCTTTCCTTGCTGTCGATCAACTTCATGCTTTAGAAGCAACAGCTTCGGCTTTATCAATATTTGGAATTGCAGGAGAAATGGGAATGGATGTGGCAAAGGGCCCTGCATCACTACGAACTCATTTGATTGATTCACTTTATGGGCTCGATGAAGCTGCTATAATCTCGCGAATAAGGATCTCCAGCTTGTGA
- the LOC101207145 gene encoding probable serine incorporator isoform X2: MPAAWWKHQAEVWWGNQRMSQGGEGRGEHTRQGNSDFVSWETPNADYANEKKKSLRVRYVYSIIFLITNLIAWFLRDYGQRILPQLHYLKPCGAGGQDCFHALGVLRVSLGCFIFFFLMFLSTSRTRKLHEPRNVWHSSWWSLKFIVFIVSMLAPFFFPPALIQLYGEFARAGAGIFLILQLVSIIQFISWWNKYWMPDEKMKQSCSLGLFTSTIFYIASFCGIGLMYSLYVPKLRCVLNIFFISWTLILLIVMMAVSLHSKVNRGLLSSGIMASYVVFLCWSAIRSEPTTEKCSARKEESGNSDWITILSFLIAICAVVMATFSTGIDSQSFQFRKDEVKEEDDIPYKYGFFHLTFSLGAMYFAMLFISWNLNNSATKWSMDVGWTSTWVKIINEWFAATIYLWTLMSPVVRKAKVRDYEEGAVVQEANDSADSADSAIP; this comes from the exons ATGCCTGCAGCTTGGTGGAAGCATCAAGCAGAAGTGTGGTGGGGAAATCAAAG AATGAGTCAAGGAGGTGAAGGTAGAGGAGAACATACCAGACAAGGAAACTCGGACTTTGTTTCTTGGGAAACTCCAAATGCTGATTAtgcaaatgaaaagaagaagtcCTTACGAGTGCGCTACGTATATAGCATTATCTTCCTGATAACAAATCTCATTGCTTGGTTTCTTCGAGATTATGGGCAAAGGATTCTTCCTCAGCTACACT ATCTTAAACCATGCGGAGCAGGAGGACAGGATTGTTTTCACGCACTCGGAGTTCTTCGTGTGAGCTTAGGATGTTTT atatttttctttctgatGTTTCTCTCTACATCCAGAACAAGAAAATTACATGAACCTCGCAACGTGTGGCATTCTAGTTGGTGGAGCTTGAAGTTTATTGTGTTTATTGTTTCTATGCTGGCTCCATTTTTCTTCCCTCCCGCGCTTATCCAATTATATG gTGAGTTTGCGCGTGCTGGTGCAGG GATATTTCTCATTCTCCAACTGGTTAGTATTATCCAGTTTATCTCATGGTGGAACAAGTACTGGATGCCTGATGAGAAGATGAAGCAGAG CTGCTCCCTCGGATTATTCACGTcgacaattttttatatagcTTCATTCTGTGGAATTGGCTTAATGTACTCCTTATACGTTCCAAAACTGAGATGTGTTCTCAATATATTCTTCATCTCTTGGACTTTGATTTTGCTCATTGTGATGATGGCTGTATCTTTACATTCAAAG GTTAATAGAGGTCTGTTGTCATCCGGTATCATGGCTTCGTACGTTGTCTTCCTCTGCTGGTCTGCCATTAGAAG TGAACCTACGACCGAAAAATGCAGTGCACGGAAGGAAGAGAGTGGGAACAGTGACTGGATTACAATACTT AGTTTCTTAATTGCAATATGTGCTGTTGTCATGGCAACCTTCTCAACTGGTATTGATTCACAATCATTTCAG TTCCGAAAAGATGAAGTGAAAGAGGAAGATGATATTCCTTACAAGTATGGTTTTTTCCATCTCACATTCTCTCTCGGGGCCATGTACTTTGCTATGCTCTTCATCAGCTGGAACCTCAACAACTCAGCCACAAA GTGGAGTATGGATGTTGGATGGACAAGTACTTGGGTTAAAATCATCAATGAATGGTTTGCAGCCACAATATACT TGTGGACGTTAATGTCTCCAGTGGTGAGAAAGGCAAAGGTGAGAGATTATGAGGAAGGAGCTGTAGTGCAAGAGGCAAATGATTCAGCAGATTCAGCAGATTCAGCAATTCCTTGA
- the LOC101206907 gene encoding LOW QUALITY PROTEIN: beta-glucuronosyltransferase GlcAT14B (The sequence of the model RefSeq protein was modified relative to this genomic sequence to represent the inferred CDS: deleted 2 bases in 1 codon) encodes MRTKTLISASAERHLNSQLNKPTTTTSPRKRMQSSPAPPSLAPSPAALALKDSKTTLSIIFATALFSLIFFLSISSSANLSPFSSPALPRRPKNPFLFPTRQAHRTVFHSSNASSDPTPPSIAYLISGSNGDSDRILRLLFAAYHPRNHYLLHLDLSAPQSERDSLALAVESVPIFRAAQNVDVIGRADFVYLKGSSAISSTLHGASLLLHLSPNWDWFIRLTADDYPLVTQDDLLHILSFLPKDMNFVTHSSYIGWRETKKLKPIIVDPGLYLSEKTAMFYATQKRELPNAFQLFTGSSLSILSRNVVEFCILGTDNLPRTLLMYFSNTQSGHLNYFPTVLCNSHQFNKTVFNDNLLFAIYDKPPKEEPHVLGSSDFDLMIDSGAAFATRFKLNDPVLNRIDNEILNRGPGHTVPGGWCLGEAGNDTCLVWGNADVIRPGLGARRLEKRIVGLLSNGTFRSNRCVVVE; translated from the exons ATGAGAACGAAGACATTGATTTCAGCTTCAGCTGAGCGACACCTTAACTCACAACTCAACAAACCAACCACCACAACTTCCCCCCGTAAAAGGATGCAATCCTCGCCGGCGCCGCCGTCTCTCGCCCCCTCCCCCGCCGCCCTCGCCCTCAAAGACTCCAAAACCACTCTTTCCATCATCTTCGCCACCGCCCTCTTCTcactcatcttcttcctctccatCTCCTCTTCCGCCAACCTCTCTCCCTTCTCCTCCCCTGCCCTCCCCCGCCGCCCCAAA AACCCCTTCCTCTTCCCCACCCGCCAGGCCCACCGGACTGTCTTCCATAGCAGCAATGCTTCTTCCGATCCTACTCCCCCTTCTATCGCTTATCTCATTTCCGGATCCAATGGGGATTCCGATCGGATTCTTCGTCTTCTTTTCGCCGCTTATCATCCTAGGAATCATTACCTCCTTCACCTCGATCTCTCTGCTCCTCAATCGGAGCGTGATTCTCTTGCCCTTGCCGTCGAATCGGTTCCCATTTTCAGAGCTGCTCAGAATGTAGATGTAATTGGTAGGGCTGATTTTGTGTATCTCAAAGGCTCCTCCGCAATTTCATCGACGCTTCACGGTGCCTCTCTGCTCCTCCACTTGTCGCCGAATTGGGATTGGTTTATTCGTCTCACCGCCGATGATTACCCACTCGTCACGCAAGacg ATCTTCTTCACATTCTGTCATTTCTGCCTAAGGATATGAACTTCGTAACGCATTCGAGTTACATTGGGTGGAGAGA GACCAAGAAATTGAAGCCAATAATTGTTGATCCCGGGCTTTATCTTTCTGAGAAAACTGCCATGTTCTATGCCACCCAAAAGAGGGAATTGCCTAATGCCTTCCAATTGTTTACAG GTTCATCTCTTTCTATTCTGAGTCGAAACGTCGTCGAGTTTTGCATCCTTGGAACGGATAATCTTCCAAGAACTCTATTGATGTACTTCTCAAATACTCAATCTGGCCACTTGAACTATTTTCCAACCGTGCTCTGCAATTCTCATCAGTTCAACAAGACAGTCTTTAAtgataatttactttttgCCATATATGACAAGCCACCTAAAGAAGAGCCCCACGTCCTTGGCTCCTCTGATTTCGATCTCATGATTGACAGTGGAGCAGCCTTTGCCACAAGATTTAAGTTGAATGATCCAGTCCTCAACCGGATCGATAATGAAATCTTGAATCGTGGTCCCGGACATACTGTGCCAGGTGGGTGGTGCTTGGGGGAGGCTGGAAATGATACATGTTTGGTATGGGGAAATGCAGATGTAATTAGGCCAGGTTTAGGAGCAAGACGACTCGAAAAACGAATTGTTGGATTGCTTTCAAATGGTACCTTTAGATCGAACAGGTGTGTAGTTGTTGAATGA
- the LOC101220012 gene encoding PHD finger protein ING1 isoform X2: MSFLEEFQANLESLPNILQKKYALLHDLDQSLQGLVKQNEQRCEQEIEDIKRGVKCGNITPDTSLIRFSDEALDEQKHSIRIADEKVALAVQAYDLVDTHIQQLDQYLKNFDEKLRHERGTAAATGLPASSVDVNTKSGRGTEGGREEMAKLQLQQQKHQLRQIPQEWNLNYQLIQMNQLTVSATKLVTGRWLPVIIQIAKSNGFILAVLV; this comes from the exons ATGTCTTTCCTCGAAGAATTTCAAGCCA ACCTGGAATCACTACCCAACATTCTTCAAAAGAAGTATGCTCTGCTGCATGATTTAGATCAAAGTTTGCAAG GACTAGTGAAACAGAATGAGCAACGCTGTGAGCAAGAAATTGAGGATATTAAGCGGGGAGTTAAATGTGGTAATATTACTCCAGATACTTCACTCATTCGATTCTCTGATGAAGCTCTTGATGAACAGAAGCATAGCATCAGAATTGCTGACGAAAAGGTTGCTCTTGCTGTTCAGGCATATGATTTG GTAGATACCCACATACAACAGCTTGACCAgtatttgaagaattttgatGAAAAGCTTCGTCACG AAAGAGGAACTGCTGCCGCTACTGGGTTACCAGCTTCAAGTGTAGATGTTAACACAAAATCTGGACGGGGAACAGAAGGTGGTAGAG AAGAAATGGCCAAGCTGCAGCTGCAACAACAGAAGCACCAACTACGGCAAATCCCACAGGAATGGAACTTGAACTACCAGTTGATCCAAATGAACCAACTTACTGTCTCTGCAACCAAGTTAGTTACGGGGAGATGGTTGCCTGTGATAATCCAAAT TGCAAAATCGAATGGTTTCATTTTGGCTGTGTTGGTCTAA
- the LOC101207145 gene encoding probable serine incorporator isoform X1: MLERRAESFFLVPLEEHFKMPAAWWKHQAEVWWGNQRMSQGGEGRGEHTRQGNSDFVSWETPNADYANEKKKSLRVRYVYSIIFLITNLIAWFLRDYGQRILPQLHYLKPCGAGGQDCFHALGVLRVSLGCFIFFFLMFLSTSRTRKLHEPRNVWHSSWWSLKFIVFIVSMLAPFFFPPALIQLYGEFARAGAGIFLILQLVSIIQFISWWNKYWMPDEKMKQSCSLGLFTSTIFYIASFCGIGLMYSLYVPKLRCVLNIFFISWTLILLIVMMAVSLHSKVNRGLLSSGIMASYVVFLCWSAIRSEPTTEKCSARKEESGNSDWITILSFLIAICAVVMATFSTGIDSQSFQFRKDEVKEEDDIPYKYGFFHLTFSLGAMYFAMLFISWNLNNSATKWSMDVGWTSTWVKIINEWFAATIYLWTLMSPVVRKAKVRDYEEGAVVQEANDSADSADSAIP; encoded by the exons ATGTTAGAAAGGAGAGCTGAAAG CTTCTTCTTAGTTCCTTTAGAGGAGCATTTTAAAATGCCTGCAGCTTGGTGGAAGCATCAAGCAGAAGTGTGGTGGGGAAATCAAAG AATGAGTCAAGGAGGTGAAGGTAGAGGAGAACATACCAGACAAGGAAACTCGGACTTTGTTTCTTGGGAAACTCCAAATGCTGATTAtgcaaatgaaaagaagaagtcCTTACGAGTGCGCTACGTATATAGCATTATCTTCCTGATAACAAATCTCATTGCTTGGTTTCTTCGAGATTATGGGCAAAGGATTCTTCCTCAGCTACACT ATCTTAAACCATGCGGAGCAGGAGGACAGGATTGTTTTCACGCACTCGGAGTTCTTCGTGTGAGCTTAGGATGTTTT atatttttctttctgatGTTTCTCTCTACATCCAGAACAAGAAAATTACATGAACCTCGCAACGTGTGGCATTCTAGTTGGTGGAGCTTGAAGTTTATTGTGTTTATTGTTTCTATGCTGGCTCCATTTTTCTTCCCTCCCGCGCTTATCCAATTATATG gTGAGTTTGCGCGTGCTGGTGCAGG GATATTTCTCATTCTCCAACTGGTTAGTATTATCCAGTTTATCTCATGGTGGAACAAGTACTGGATGCCTGATGAGAAGATGAAGCAGAG CTGCTCCCTCGGATTATTCACGTcgacaattttttatatagcTTCATTCTGTGGAATTGGCTTAATGTACTCCTTATACGTTCCAAAACTGAGATGTGTTCTCAATATATTCTTCATCTCTTGGACTTTGATTTTGCTCATTGTGATGATGGCTGTATCTTTACATTCAAAG GTTAATAGAGGTCTGTTGTCATCCGGTATCATGGCTTCGTACGTTGTCTTCCTCTGCTGGTCTGCCATTAGAAG TGAACCTACGACCGAAAAATGCAGTGCACGGAAGGAAGAGAGTGGGAACAGTGACTGGATTACAATACTT AGTTTCTTAATTGCAATATGTGCTGTTGTCATGGCAACCTTCTCAACTGGTATTGATTCACAATCATTTCAG TTCCGAAAAGATGAAGTGAAAGAGGAAGATGATATTCCTTACAAGTATGGTTTTTTCCATCTCACATTCTCTCTCGGGGCCATGTACTTTGCTATGCTCTTCATCAGCTGGAACCTCAACAACTCAGCCACAAA GTGGAGTATGGATGTTGGATGGACAAGTACTTGGGTTAAAATCATCAATGAATGGTTTGCAGCCACAATATACT TGTGGACGTTAATGTCTCCAGTGGTGAGAAAGGCAAAGGTGAGAGATTATGAGGAAGGAGCTGTAGTGCAAGAGGCAAATGATTCAGCAGATTCAGCAGATTCAGCAATTCCTTGA